A single window of Thalassomonas viridans DNA harbors:
- a CDS encoding dehydrogenase E1 component subunit alpha/beta has product MLDRNLLVKENFVKFVREGKLPEPGSTLTPDDVGLSHEEVIDLFESQVMSRHLDLQSRVMQKKGQSFYTIGSAGHEGNAAYAKAFRPDDMAFLHYRSGAFVIQRGKQLKGETPLYDMLLSFAASKDDPISGGRHKVLGSKTLSIPPQTSTIASHLPKAMGAAFSIDLAKRMKHDGEMPDDSVVVCNFGDASSNHSTAQGAINSTAWAAYQSIPMPIVYVCEDNGIGISTSTPEGWVKANFSNRAGLTYLYCDGLNLLDTYHTAKQAEQLARKYRKPVFLHVKTIRLLGHAGSDAEFVYRPVAEIEANEKQDPLLHSARILLDNNILDEEQIIDLYHSAEKRIAAIADIVATKPKLESAEEVMASIIPPSREMATTKVTQAQREQLFSHEKHNLSKKQHLAKLINWTLMDLMAEHENIVMCGEDIGKKGGVYNVTSKLCERFGQNRVLNTLLDEQSILGTAIGMAHNGFLPIPEIQFLAYVHNAEDQIRGEAATLPFFSNGQYNNGMVIRIAGLAYQKGFGGHFHNDNSFAVFRDIPGLVLACPSNGADAVEMMRSCVRLAQEQQRLVVFLEPIALYMTKDLYEEGDGLWTSEYVSPEQAKLTRGDDLNQKISVYGEGKDLCIISYGNGYYLSRQAEKILADQGIKCTVIDLRWLAPLDEKGILKQVRGFDNVLIVDECRKTGSVSEALVTLIQEAQSAGKPQKRVRRITAEDCFIPLGAAAYQVLPSNNEIVETAKDMLSGITIDPVVVLHHDSIEKV; this is encoded by the coding sequence ATGTTAGACCGCAACCTGTTGGTAAAAGAGAATTTCGTTAAATTTGTCCGCGAGGGCAAGTTGCCCGAGCCGGGCAGCACACTGACCCCGGATGATGTTGGCTTAAGCCATGAAGAGGTGATCGATTTATTTGAAAGCCAGGTCATGAGCCGGCACCTGGATTTGCAATCCCGGGTGATGCAAAAGAAAGGGCAAAGTTTCTATACCATAGGTAGCGCAGGCCATGAAGGTAATGCCGCCTACGCCAAGGCGTTCAGGCCGGACGATATGGCGTTTTTACATTACCGCAGCGGTGCTTTTGTCATTCAGCGCGGCAAGCAGCTTAAGGGGGAAACGCCGCTTTACGATATGCTGTTGTCGTTTGCCGCTTCAAAAGACGATCCCATTTCCGGCGGCCGCCATAAAGTGCTGGGCAGTAAAACCCTGAGCATTCCGCCGCAAACCAGCACCATAGCTTCCCACTTGCCGAAGGCTATGGGGGCGGCGTTCAGTATCGACCTGGCGAAAAGAATGAAGCACGACGGTGAAATGCCGGACGACAGTGTCGTGGTTTGTAACTTCGGCGATGCCTCGTCGAACCATTCCACCGCGCAGGGGGCGATCAACAGCACCGCCTGGGCGGCGTATCAGTCGATTCCTATGCCGATCGTTTATGTGTGTGAAGACAACGGTATAGGTATTTCCACTTCGACCCCGGAAGGCTGGGTTAAGGCCAATTTCAGCAACCGCGCCGGATTAACTTATTTATACTGCGACGGTTTGAACCTGCTCGATACCTACCATACCGCGAAACAAGCCGAGCAGCTGGCGCGCAAATACCGCAAGCCGGTATTCCTGCATGTGAAAACCATACGTTTACTGGGACATGCCGGTTCGGACGCGGAATTTGTTTATCGTCCTGTGGCGGAAATCGAAGCCAACGAAAAGCAGGATCCTTTGCTGCACAGTGCCCGTATCCTGCTGGACAACAATATTCTTGATGAAGAGCAGATTATCGACCTTTATCACTCGGCGGAAAAACGCATTGCCGCCATTGCCGATATAGTGGCTACTAAACCTAAGCTGGAGTCGGCCGAAGAAGTGATGGCCAGCATAATTCCGCCAAGCCGCGAGATGGCGACAACCAAAGTAACCCAGGCGCAAAGGGAGCAGCTGTTCAGCCATGAAAAACATAACCTGAGCAAGAAGCAGCACCTGGCGAAACTGATTAACTGGACCCTGATGGACCTGATGGCCGAACATGAAAACATCGTCATGTGCGGTGAAGATATCGGCAAAAAAGGCGGCGTTTATAACGTTACCAGCAAGCTGTGCGAAAGGTTCGGCCAGAACCGGGTGCTCAATACCTTGCTGGATGAGCAGTCCATTTTAGGCACCGCCATCGGCATGGCCCATAACGGCTTTTTACCGATTCCTGAAATCCAGTTCCTGGCTTATGTGCACAATGCCGAAGACCAGATCCGCGGCGAAGCGGCCACCCTGCCGTTTTTCTCCAACGGCCAGTACAACAACGGCATGGTGATCCGTATCGCCGGGCTGGCGTACCAGAAAGGCTTCGGTGGCCACTTCCATAACGACAACTCGTTTGCCGTGTTCAGGGATATTCCGGGACTTGTCCTGGCCTGTCCGTCAAACGGCGCAGATGCGGTAGAAATGATGCGCTCCTGTGTGCGCCTGGCGCAGGAACAGCAGCGCCTGGTGGTGTTCCTTGAACCTATCGCCCTTTATATGACTAAAGATTTGTATGAAGAAGGGGACGGTTTGTGGACCTCTGAATATGTCAGCCCTGAGCAGGCGAAATTAACCCGGGGGGACGACCTCAACCAGAAAATCAGCGTTTACGGCGAAGGCAAGGATCTGTGTATTATCAGCTACGGCAATGGCTATTACCTGTCACGCCAGGCGGAGAAAATCCTGGCGGATCAGGGCATCAAGTGTACCGTGATCGACTTGCGCTGGCTGGCGCCGCTGGATGAAAAAGGCATACTGAAACAGGTGCGCGGTTTTGACAATGTGCTGATCGTTGACGAGTGCCGTAAAACCGGCTCTGTCAGCGAGGCCCTGGTGACCTTGATCCAGGAAGCGCAATCCGCCGGTAAGCCGCAAAAGCGTGTCCGCCGCATTACCGCCGAAGACTGCTTTATTCCTTTAGGGGCTGCCGCCTACCAGGTACTGCCATCAAACAATGAAATTGTTGAAACAGCAAAAGACATGCTCTCGGGTATCACGATAGATCCCGTGGTTGTTTTACATCATGACAGCATAGAAAAAGTTTAA
- a CDS encoding ACP S-malonyltransferase gives MSSTETTNTNPGKKRVVVICPGRGTYNKEELGYLQRLHADKTELVEVIDNYRAGQGQQSISELDGMDKYSMRLHTAGENASALIYACAAADYQAINRDEYDIVAVTGNSMGWYIALAVAGALKPEAAIELINTMGSMMTDGVIGGQMIYPVINEDWQQDDEVRKQVLAWMDEVNQIAGAEVHISIELGGYLVFGGNKEGLAALEQKLPVVQDRYPMNLFNHAAFHTPLLQGTSEKAKTMLAKSLFDKPQVPMIDGEGQIWQPYGADLDALYDYTLGTQVVAPYNFSKAIEVAIKEYAPDKLIILGPGATLGGAVAQCLIRHQWLGMQTKADFISQQKEEPFILAMGLEDQRKLVIAGDSSGS, from the coding sequence ATGAGCTCAACGGAAACAACGAATACAAACCCAGGTAAGAAACGTGTCGTGGTGATTTGTCCCGGGCGCGGCACCTATAACAAGGAAGAGCTGGGTTACCTGCAACGCCTGCATGCGGATAAAACCGAGCTGGTAGAAGTGATAGACAACTACCGCGCCGGGCAGGGGCAGCAAAGCATCAGCGAACTTGACGGCATGGACAAATACAGCATGCGTCTGCACACCGCAGGTGAAAATGCCTCGGCACTGATTTATGCCTGTGCCGCCGCCGATTACCAGGCCATTAACCGGGATGAATACGACATAGTCGCCGTTACCGGAAACTCCATGGGCTGGTACATTGCCCTGGCGGTTGCCGGTGCGCTTAAGCCGGAAGCGGCGATAGAGCTGATCAATACCATGGGCTCTATGATGACAGACGGCGTGATCGGCGGCCAGATGATCTATCCGGTGATCAACGAAGACTGGCAGCAGGATGACGAAGTCCGAAAACAGGTGCTGGCCTGGATGGATGAAGTGAATCAAATAGCAGGCGCCGAAGTACATATCTCGATTGAACTCGGTGGTTACCTGGTGTTTGGCGGCAACAAAGAAGGCCTGGCGGCACTGGAGCAGAAATTACCTGTGGTGCAGGACAGATACCCTATGAACCTGTTCAACCATGCCGCGTTCCACACCCCGCTGTTGCAGGGTACCTCGGAAAAAGCCAAGACTATGCTGGCAAAATCCCTGTTTGACAAGCCGCAAGTGCCGATGATCGACGGTGAAGGGCAGATATGGCAGCCTTATGGCGCGGATCTCGATGCCTTGTATGACTACACCTTAGGTACTCAGGTTGTCGCCCCTTATAACTTCAGCAAGGCGATTGAAGTGGCTATTAAAGAATATGCCCCGGACAAGCTGATTATTTTAGGGCCGGGAGCGACCTTGGGCGGTGCCGTAGCCCAGTGTCTGATCCGCCATCAATGGCTGGGTATGCAGACTAAGGCAGACTTTATCAGCCAGCAGAAAGAAGAGCCCTTTATCCTTGCCATGGGGCTGGAAGACCAGCGCAAGCTGGTGATCGCCGGTGATTCAAGCGGCAGCTAG
- a CDS encoding Ig-like domain-containing protein, translating to MLNLKQFIVLPVFFAANFASALAAVPVVSFVSPEDGEQVESGTITVVGSYSNATSISFSIDNGESVAANLASGGWNTVVETSALALGEHIFTVTAKSDSGEVSTDISIEVVEAEIDERISNITYHSSVDETELSAVLFAPPEAASAQEAIPLVVHLHGGGGFGEIDAAMTDELGSRGWIGISPDGRDWGLGRLGCFPGAPSFAYVDSDDPNVGPGEQDILDAIAWVKENYDIDSERIYLTGFSMGGRGAYSIGLKNPGMFAAIAPMAAPVDMFDNFATRPEPAACKQGITGGVPGDSDVVDTMYRITSGRFLIENAYNLPVFVGHGMVDPIALNIQGTPNALLNGWHMTTDNSWDACSGDESLGLCFGHTPTLQELAEYHPDGYSWGYHFAAGVSHAQDKTLISGGSYDNGSLGTAKPEDATKVQGTFDFFDQHVRNPSPETVFYKTYTDSHNSSYWLKLTSAVSWQDTPAAVRIKRDKAMNALQIRASRTLEIEVDLDQAQLQSWLPLTLSFDRLNDAVYDPAILVAEGKTQTSSVVLTSDEISASSKALIFINGRVLSDDEYSIQDGSLVIHSLTIDSLALGFVYIR from the coding sequence ATGTTAAATCTAAAGCAATTTATTGTCTTGCCCGTATTTTTTGCAGCTAACTTTGCGTCTGCACTTGCGGCTGTGCCTGTCGTTTCCTTCGTATCTCCCGAAGACGGCGAGCAGGTAGAAAGCGGCACCATCACTGTGGTGGGAAGTTATTCGAATGCAACCAGTATTTCATTTTCTATCGATAACGGTGAAAGTGTGGCGGCTAATTTAGCCTCAGGCGGTTGGAATACCGTGGTTGAAACCAGCGCTTTGGCGCTGGGTGAGCATATTTTTACTGTAACGGCGAAGAGTGATTCGGGTGAAGTTTCAACCGATATTTCCATCGAAGTGGTGGAGGCGGAAATTGATGAGCGTATCTCCAACATCACCTATCACTCGTCGGTTGATGAAACAGAGTTGTCCGCGGTGTTATTTGCACCACCAGAGGCAGCCTCGGCTCAGGAAGCTATTCCCCTGGTGGTGCACCTGCATGGCGGGGGCGGTTTCGGTGAAATAGACGCTGCCATGACAGATGAGCTAGGTAGCAGGGGCTGGATCGGCATTTCCCCCGATGGCCGTGACTGGGGCTTAGGCCGACTGGGGTGCTTCCCCGGCGCGCCGTCGTTTGCCTATGTGGATAGTGATGACCCCAATGTTGGTCCCGGCGAACAGGATATATTAGATGCCATTGCCTGGGTTAAGGAAAATTACGATATTGACAGTGAACGTATTTACCTGACCGGCTTCTCTATGGGCGGGCGGGGAGCCTACAGCATAGGGCTGAAAAACCCCGGTATGTTTGCTGCCATTGCCCCTATGGCCGCCCCTGTCGACATGTTCGATAACTTTGCCACCCGTCCTGAACCCGCAGCCTGCAAGCAGGGGATTACGGGAGGAGTACCCGGCGACAGTGATGTGGTGGATACCATGTACCGGATCACCAGCGGCCGTTTCCTGATTGAAAATGCTTATAACCTTCCGGTATTCGTTGGTCACGGCATGGTGGATCCTATTGCCTTAAATATTCAGGGCACGCCGAATGCACTGCTAAACGGCTGGCATATGACGACGGACAATAGCTGGGATGCCTGCTCGGGGGATGAAAGCCTGGGACTTTGTTTCGGTCATACTCCGACATTACAGGAGCTGGCCGAATATCACCCGGACGGTTACTCATGGGGCTACCATTTTGCTGCCGGTGTCAGTCATGCCCAGGATAAAACCCTCATTAGCGGTGGCAGTTATGACAACGGCAGCCTGGGGACGGCCAAACCGGAAGATGCCACTAAGGTACAGGGGACTTTTGACTTCTTTGATCAGCATGTCCGTAATCCTTCGCCTGAAACCGTGTTTTATAAAACCTATACCGATAGCCATAACAGCAGTTATTGGCTGAAACTAACTTCTGCAGTGTCCTGGCAGGACACGCCGGCTGCGGTTCGCATCAAAAGGGATAAAGCCATGAATGCCCTGCAAATCAGGGCCTCCAGAACACTGGAGATTGAAGTAGATTTGGATCAGGCACAACTGCAATCCTGGCTGCCGCTGACTTTATCATTCGACCGGCTGAACGATGCCGTCTATGATCCGGCAATCCTGGTGGCTGAAGGGAAAACCCAGACAAGTTCAGTGGTATTAACCAGTGATGAAATTTCGGCGTCATCAAAGGCGCTGATATTCATCAACGGCAGGGTGTTGTCTGACGACGAGTATTCAATTCAGGACGGCTCACTGGTTATTCACTCACTGACAATAGACAGCCTGGCTTTAGGTTTTGTCTACATACGTTAA
- a CDS encoding dihydrofolate reductase family protein: MRKLAILTFQTLDGVMQAPSVPEEDFSGGFNRGGWARECWDEVMAQVGREAMAEPYDLLLGRTTYELFAASFAGSGEDNPVAARLNKAQKYVVTSTRESLQWQNSEKITGDIVGEVSRLKKQDGPLLQVHGSWQLIQTLLANELIDEFRLWTFPVVVGSGKRLFAGGTVPAKFQLTKFETCPSGAFMHFYQPVAKDSV, translated from the coding sequence ATGAGAAAACTGGCAATATTGACTTTTCAAACGCTGGACGGAGTTATGCAGGCGCCGAGTGTGCCTGAAGAAGACTTCTCCGGTGGCTTTAACCGGGGTGGCTGGGCGAGAGAGTGCTGGGACGAAGTTATGGCGCAGGTTGGCCGTGAGGCAATGGCCGAGCCTTATGATCTTTTGCTGGGTCGCACCACCTATGAACTTTTTGCTGCCAGCTTTGCCGGTTCAGGCGAGGATAATCCTGTGGCAGCCAGGCTCAACAAGGCGCAAAAATATGTTGTGACATCCACCCGGGAAAGTCTGCAATGGCAAAACTCGGAAAAGATCACGGGAGATATTGTTGGTGAGGTGTCCCGCTTGAAAAAACAGGACGGGCCATTATTACAAGTTCACGGCAGTTGGCAACTGATCCAGACCTTGCTTGCCAATGAGTTAATTGATGAATTCCGGTTGTGGACCTTTCCTGTGGTTGTCGGTTCTGGTAAACGCTTGTTTGCCGGTGGTACTGTGCCAGCCAAATTCCAGTTAACTAAATTTGAAACTTGCCCGTCGGGAGCCTTTATGCACTTTTATCAGCCGGTTGCAAAGGATAGTGTATAG
- a CDS encoding SelT/SelW/SelH family protein → MSNKVEIKYCSQCRWLMRSSWMAQELLTTFDQEISELSLQPGTGGIFEVIANGQRVWSRKEAGRFPEITELKQAVRDVIAPDRHLGHVDRKKADSGESTAQDS, encoded by the coding sequence ATGAGTAACAAAGTAGAAATAAAATATTGTTCCCAGTGCCGCTGGCTGATGCGTTCTTCCTGGATGGCGCAGGAGCTGCTGACAACATTTGATCAGGAGATCAGTGAACTGTCGCTACAGCCAGGTACCGGTGGTATTTTTGAAGTTATCGCCAATGGTCAGCGGGTTTGGTCACGGAAGGAAGCCGGGCGTTTTCCCGAGATTACCGAGCTGAAACAAGCTGTCCGGGATGTGATTGCGCCTGACAGGCATTTGGGGCATGTCGATCGGAAAAAGGCTGACTCAGGCGAAAGTACGGCTCAAGACAGCTAA